In Candidatus Dadabacteria bacterium, the genomic window TGGCTGAAGCAAACTTTTCCCCGCAGCATCGTATTTGATTTCCTGAAAACGGATGTTGCCCTTGAGTTTATACGCAACCCTGCGCTGCTCCGTGAGCGGCTCGCCCCGCAAACAGACCGCGCCCTCGCCTCACCGGTCATACTGGATGAGGTGCAAAAAGTTCCCGGAGTGCTGGACGAGGTTCACTGGCTGGTTGAGAACAAGGGGCTGAGTTTTATCCTGTGCGGCTCCAGCGCCAGAAAACTGAAACGGGGGCGCGCCAACCTGCTCGGCGGACGCGCGTGGCGTTACGAGATGTTTCCCTTTGCTTATCCAGAACTGGAGCGGGCGGACTTGTTGCGGGTCTTGAACCGGGGGCTTATTCCCTCGCATTACCTACAACAAAACTACCGGCGCTCTCTGCGGGCTTATGTTCAGGATTATCTCAAGGAGGAGGTTTTCAGCGAAGGTCTGGTGCGGAACATCTCCGCTTTCTCCCGGTTTTTTGAGGCCATGGGCTACAGCCACGGCGAATTGATAAACTACGCCAACATAGGGCGGGATTGCGGCGTTGACTCCAAGTCGGTCAAGGAGTATTTCCAGATACTGGTTGACACCCTGCTCGGCTCTTATGTCGCCCCGTTCAAGGCGAGAAAGGGGCGGCAGGTGATTGGCAGGGCTCCGAAGTTTTATCTGTTTGATGTCGGCGTCGCCGGGCAATTGAGCGGTCGCAAAATCACCGAAGAGCGCGGAGAGCAGTTCGGCAGGGCGCTGGAGCATTACATCTTTATGGAACTCAGCGCCCACCGCTCTTATCGGGAGTTGCATTATGAGATTGATTTCTGGCGGACAAAAACCGGGCTGGAGGTGGATTTCATTCTCGCCGGTGGTGAGGTGGCGGTGGAAGTGAAGGGCGCCGGGCGCGTGGACAACAATGACCTCAAACCGATTCGGGCTTTTATTGAAGAGCACAAGCCGGGGCTCGCCATAGTTGTCTCCAATGAAAAACGGGAGCGCAAAGCGGGGGAGGTTACCATTCTGCCGTGGCGGGTTTTTCTTGAAAGGCTGTGGGGCGGGGAGATAATAAAGTAGCGAGGCAGGGGGGTGGCGGGGGTTCTCCCCTGTCATTCCTTGCTCCGACAAGGAATCCAGAAAGGGGGTGGGGAAATCCGCCGGATTGACGCTTTGCGGGCGCGTTTTGTGTATAATTGAGCGTTATGGAGCTGAAAACTGTTCTTGAGCCATCAGAAGAAGGCGATTTCACCGTTCCCTCGCTTTCGGGTTGTATGAGTGAGTGATTAAGTATGTGTCCCCGGAACTTCCTCTTCTGCCTTGGTAAAGTATACTATCGGGTCATACTGGGTCTATACAGCACCGTGTGCGAAGGGGAAAAAGAGTAATGCCACAGGAAACATTCAAAGGACAAGTTCGCGTGGCTGCGCGAATAATTGACCTGCTTAGTTCGGGGCTTTATCC contains:
- a CDS encoding DUF4143 domain-containing protein, which codes for WLKQTFPRSIVFDFLKTDVALEFIRNPALLRERLAPQTDRALASPVILDEVQKVPGVLDEVHWLVENKGLSFILCGSSARKLKRGRANLLGGRAWRYEMFPFAYPELERADLLRVLNRGLIPSHYLQQNYRRSLRAYVQDYLKEEVFSEGLVRNISAFSRFFEAMGYSHGELINYANIGRDCGVDSKSVKEYFQILVDTLLGSYVAPFKARKGRQVIGRAPKFYLFDVGVAGQLSGRKITEERGEQFGRALEHYIFMELSAHRSYRELHYEIDFWRTKTGLEVDFILAGGEVAVEVKGAGRVDNNDLKPIRAFIEEHKPGLAIVVSNEKRERKAGEVTILPWRVFLERLWGGEIIK